One Nitrospira sp. genomic region harbors:
- a CDS encoding response regulator transcription factor translates to MKPQIIVADDHRLVAEGVVKILEKEYSVAATPSDGRSFIEAVERLRPALALVDISLPLLNGLDACRHVKKSCPEVKIVILTMHAEPHYVNEAFRVGVGGYVLKTSVADELLFAVKEVLNGRTYISPVVAQGLVDQALHAAEEPTKPTTNAPAVMLSSRQREVLQLVAEGKSNKEIASAINVTVKTIEFHKSKISKELGVRTTAELTKHAITLGLIAPPETPSASHNASST, encoded by the coding sequence ATGAAACCGCAAATCATCGTGGCTGACGATCACCGTCTGGTGGCCGAAGGTGTCGTCAAGATCTTGGAGAAAGAATACAGTGTAGCCGCGACCCCGTCAGACGGACGCAGCTTTATCGAAGCGGTGGAACGGCTTCGCCCTGCCCTGGCCCTCGTGGATATTTCTCTGCCTCTCTTGAATGGGCTGGATGCCTGCCGGCACGTGAAGAAATCCTGCCCGGAAGTCAAGATTGTCATTCTCACCATGCATGCGGAGCCGCACTATGTGAACGAAGCCTTCCGGGTCGGAGTGGGGGGCTACGTGTTGAAAACCTCTGTTGCGGATGAGCTGCTCTTTGCCGTGAAGGAAGTCCTGAACGGCCGCACGTACATTTCTCCGGTTGTTGCGCAAGGTCTCGTCGATCAGGCGCTGCACGCGGCGGAGGAACCGACAAAACCGACCACCAACGCCCCGGCCGTGATGTTAAGTTCACGCCAGCGAGAGGTCCTGCAGTTAGTCGCAGAAGGTAAATCCAACAAAGAGATCGCCTCCGCGATCAACGTAACGGTTAAGACCATTGAGTTTCACAAGAGCAAAATCTCGAAAGAACTCGGCGTGCGCACCACCGCCGAACTCACCAAACACGCCATCACCCTCGGGCTCATCGCCCCTCCTGAAACGCCGTCGGCCTCACACAACGCCTCGTCTACCTAA
- a CDS encoding DUF748 domain-containing protein, whose translation MATADTLHAWRLSAIRVTMAPAFKWSALTVIVVCLLAAAALLMVNRALPSFIERQLNEHVQGYKFTVAEAALSPTLALEIRQLTMTQIEHPDPPVAVIPRWRLSIQWSRIFSGVVVSDYLITRPTLHITLPQATSGLQEGEASREQGWREGIYSFYPIKINEFKIADADVTYLDQDPSKPLRMTHLNLLAGNIRNIRSPDDTYPSELALDGNLFGAGRVEMTGRANFLAEPHVGIKVDLALREVALEPLLSVTGRYNVQISGGVLSADGHLEYTAEGETKANLKALTIENVRLDYVHTSETKGKEPRVGQAAVTTARKLQNKPETLILIDHAEIKNSEFGFVDEAAKPPYRVFLSQGELHLDHISNHLTEGSGTVTLTGKFMGTGNTLVSGTFRPETKSPDFSLNTKIEKTQMRAMNDLLRAYGNFDVTAGQFSLYSELTVKNGWVEGYLKPLFKDIKVFDARQDKEKNLFHQLYEGLVGGVAKLLENTPREEVATKTDLSGTLENPRITTWQTVVNLVKNAFFKAVLPGFEKAIGPHSASGPGALLPTAAGTNLAGLPCRRQDGEQWRPDCGRCSPHNCA comes from the coding sequence ATGGCTACCGCAGATACCCTGCATGCATGGCGGCTCTCAGCCATCCGGGTAACGATGGCGCCGGCCTTCAAGTGGTCGGCGCTGACGGTCATCGTTGTCTGTCTGTTGGCCGCCGCCGCCCTGCTGATGGTGAATAGAGCATTGCCCTCATTCATTGAGCGGCAACTCAACGAGCATGTGCAGGGCTATAAATTTACGGTGGCCGAAGCGGCCCTCTCTCCTACCCTGGCTCTCGAGATCCGGCAATTGACCATGACGCAAATCGAGCATCCTGATCCACCGGTTGCGGTCATTCCCAGATGGCGTCTCAGCATTCAATGGAGCCGGATTTTCTCCGGGGTGGTGGTGAGTGACTATCTCATCACCCGCCCGACCCTTCACATCACTCTCCCGCAGGCCACCAGCGGCTTGCAGGAAGGAGAAGCAAGCCGCGAGCAGGGGTGGCGAGAGGGAATCTATTCGTTTTATCCCATCAAGATCAACGAGTTTAAAATCGCCGACGCCGACGTGACGTACTTGGATCAGGATCCGTCTAAACCCCTGCGAATGACACATCTGAATCTTCTCGCGGGAAATATTCGGAACATCCGGTCCCCCGATGACACCTATCCTTCCGAGCTCGCCCTTGACGGCAATCTCTTCGGCGCAGGACGGGTGGAGATGACAGGCCGCGCCAATTTCCTGGCCGAGCCGCATGTAGGCATCAAGGTCGATTTGGCCTTGCGGGAGGTCGCGCTCGAGCCCCTGCTTTCCGTCACAGGGCGTTACAATGTTCAGATAAGCGGCGGGGTACTCTCGGCTGACGGGCACCTGGAATACACCGCCGAAGGCGAGACAAAGGCGAACTTGAAGGCGCTGACGATTGAGAATGTCCGCCTGGATTACGTACACACCTCCGAGACGAAGGGCAAAGAACCCCGGGTGGGTCAGGCTGCCGTGACGACCGCCAGGAAGCTCCAGAATAAGCCGGAGACACTGATCCTGATCGATCACGCGGAAATCAAGAACAGCGAATTCGGCTTTGTCGACGAAGCGGCCAAGCCACCGTACCGCGTGTTTTTAAGCCAAGGCGAACTCCACCTCGATCACATCAGCAATCATCTCACCGAAGGCAGCGGCACCGTTACTCTTACGGGGAAGTTCATGGGCACCGGCAATACCCTAGTCAGCGGGACCTTTCGGCCTGAGACGAAATCTCCGGACTTCTCTCTGAACACGAAGATTGAGAAGACTCAGATGCGGGCGATGAACGATTTGCTCCGCGCCTATGGCAACTTCGATGTTACCGCCGGCCAGTTTTCGCTGTATTCGGAGCTCACCGTCAAGAACGGCTGGGTCGAGGGGTACCTCAAGCCGCTCTTCAAAGACATCAAGGTCTTCGATGCGCGGCAAGACAAAGAGAAAAATCTGTTTCACCAACTCTATGAGGGCCTGGTCGGAGGCGTGGCCAAGCTGCTTGAAAACACACCACGGGAGGAAGTCGCAACCAAGACGGATCTATCGGGCACCCTGGAAAACCCCCGGATCACGACGTGGCAAACCGTCGTCAATTTGGTGAAAAACGCGTTCTTCAAGGCGGTGCTTCCCGGCTTTGAAAAAGCGATCGGGCCGCACTCGGCTTCCGGGCCCGGCGCACTTTTGCCGACGGCGGCTGGGACCAACCTGGCGGGGCTCCCCTGTCGGCGCCAAGACGGTGAGCAATGGAGACCAGACTGCGGCCGGTGCTCTCCTCATAATTGCGCGTAG
- a CDS encoding hemerythrin domain-containing protein, whose protein sequence is MSTKSQEAGASVITDMLREDHTKVKGLFEEFEQAGDAKAKQRIVEEALAELDVHAKLEEELIYPAIGAEIDDEDLMNEALEEHHVVHVLIAELKKMKPSDDRYDAKFTVLAENVKHHIKEEESEMFPKAEDCEIDWEALGSQVEKRKEQLMAKNGATSKNGQDKAAKKK, encoded by the coding sequence ATGTCGACAAAATCTCAGGAAGCCGGCGCGTCAGTGATCACCGACATGCTTCGGGAAGACCATACGAAAGTAAAGGGTCTCTTTGAAGAGTTCGAACAGGCGGGCGATGCCAAGGCCAAGCAACGGATCGTCGAAGAAGCGCTGGCGGAACTCGACGTGCATGCCAAACTGGAAGAGGAACTCATCTATCCGGCGATCGGGGCGGAAATCGACGATGAAGATCTCATGAATGAAGCGCTTGAGGAGCACCATGTCGTCCATGTCCTCATCGCCGAACTGAAAAAGATGAAGCCGAGCGACGACCGGTACGATGCCAAGTTTACGGTGCTCGCCGAGAACGTCAAACATCACATCAAAGAAGAAGAGTCGGAGATGTTTCCGAAGGCCGAAGACTGCGAGATCGATTGGGAAGCCCTCGGTTCCCAGGTGGAGAAACGAAAGGAGCAGTTGATGGCCAAGAACGGCGCGACCTCCAAGAACGGCCAGGACAAGGCCGCCAAGAAGAAATAG
- a CDS encoding tetratricopeptide repeat-containing serine protease family protein, which translates to MALLTPVPFLIAFLILLVVLPGRAHSFTQGELYREAKAATVLIVGINDESNALSFGSGVFISEEGLVLTNAHVVEHSTRLFVYIHNESVDPSATVVAIDTDLDVAALRIHTSDPVPFLPLAAETPDEGTPAIAVGYPRVPDVLQMGLTLHASVIPMTISGAAMGRSRTAGLLIPFVQTVGLVNAGSSGGPLVHGETGEIAGLVVHTVPYLEQVKNAGGERLGSVMMRAGMSYSLPVSRLRDWLQQNHIPFSTKQRHNVPLSTRALPTRSFIATAHLLHLMATVLHQDRDLLDLAIHHYESALQLEPNRPDVLRNLGLAFTAKGELDRARTTYERAFALAPGDPVLLRNMGELRDRLRDPEGAADLYRAALRHDACLVSASLGLGTVLQAQGHKEEARQVLRRAAACTSSSSDAAYHVGLALEQQGLGRDALQIWEEFLGHVPSPAAVNERPILDKIRQRVAQLHVQLRLQDREPDSVQIPARP; encoded by the coding sequence ATGGCGCTCCTCACTCCTGTGCCGTTCTTGATCGCATTTCTGATTCTGCTCGTGGTCCTTCCCGGCCGGGCGCATTCGTTTACCCAGGGAGAGCTCTATCGCGAGGCGAAAGCCGCGACGGTGCTGATCGTAGGAATCAACGATGAATCCAATGCCCTCTCGTTCGGCAGCGGGGTGTTCATCTCGGAGGAAGGGCTGGTCCTGACCAATGCCCACGTGGTGGAACATTCCACCCGGCTCTTTGTCTATATCCACAATGAATCCGTCGATCCTTCCGCGACCGTGGTGGCGATCGATACCGACCTCGATGTCGCGGCGCTCCGCATCCATACGAGCGATCCGGTTCCCTTCCTCCCGTTGGCGGCTGAAACGCCCGATGAAGGCACGCCGGCGATTGCGGTCGGGTACCCGCGTGTGCCGGACGTTTTGCAAATGGGCTTGACGCTGCATGCCTCGGTCATTCCGATGACGATCAGCGGGGCAGCCATGGGACGGTCCCGAACGGCCGGGCTGCTGATTCCCTTCGTGCAAACCGTGGGGCTGGTGAATGCCGGCAGCAGTGGAGGGCCGCTGGTGCATGGTGAGACCGGTGAGATCGCGGGGCTTGTCGTTCATACCGTGCCCTATTTAGAGCAGGTCAAGAATGCAGGCGGCGAGCGGCTGGGCTCAGTTATGATGCGCGCCGGTATGAGTTATTCTCTCCCCGTGTCTCGGCTGCGGGACTGGTTACAGCAGAATCATATTCCGTTTTCGACGAAGCAGAGGCACAACGTTCCGCTGTCCACGCGCGCGCTTCCCACTCGTTCGTTCATCGCCACCGCGCATCTTCTGCATTTAATGGCGACGGTTCTGCATCAAGATCGCGATCTCCTGGATCTAGCCATTCACCACTATGAATCGGCACTGCAACTCGAACCGAACCGGCCTGACGTCTTACGGAATCTCGGACTGGCCTTCACGGCAAAAGGAGAGCTGGACCGGGCGCGCACGACATACGAGCGGGCTTTTGCGCTGGCTCCGGGCGATCCCGTCCTCTTAAGAAATATGGGCGAGCTCCGAGATCGCCTGCGCGATCCGGAAGGCGCGGCGGACCTGTATCGAGCGGCGCTGCGGCACGACGCCTGCTTGGTGAGCGCGTCATTGGGGCTCGGGACGGTGCTGCAAGCACAAGGACATAAGGAAGAGGCGAGGCAAGTGCTGAGGCGCGCGGCGGCCTGCACCTCGTCTTCGTCGGATGCCGCCTATCACGTGGGCCTTGCGTTGGAGCAACAGGGGCTCGGTCGAGATGCGTTGCAGATATGGGAAGAGTTTCTTGGTCACGTCCCCAGTCCGGCCGCGGTCAATGAGCGGCCCATCCTCGATAAGATTCGCCAGCGAGTCGCTCAGCTTCATGTCCAGCTCAGGCTGCAAGATCGCGAGCCCGACAGCGTGCAGATTCCCGCCCGCCCGTAG
- a CDS encoding CsbD family protein, whose product MNSDHFKGKWSQFKGELKQQWGAFTDDDLMTIEGDYDKFKGLMQERYADRKDEVTRWVDDWYRAEQSPDSASRGPKPVREKRRI is encoded by the coding sequence ATGAACAGCGATCATTTCAAAGGAAAGTGGAGTCAATTCAAAGGCGAGCTCAAACAACAGTGGGGGGCATTCACCGACGACGACCTGATGACCATCGAAGGGGATTACGACAAGTTCAAAGGACTGATGCAGGAGAGGTATGCCGACCGAAAGGACGAGGTTACACGCTGGGTCGATGACTGGTACCGCGCCGAGCAATCCCCCGACTCGGCCTCGCGCGGGCCGAAGCCGGTCAGAGAGAAGAGGCGAATATAA
- a CDS encoding catalase, whose amino-acid sequence MAKKKRDAPNTKSSDLSAFREDGEGEYLTTNQGLRINDDQNSLKAGERGPSLLEDFHLREKITHFDHERIPERVVHARGSAAHGYFQLYKSLAPLTKAVFLQDPSVKTPVFVRFSTVVGSRGSSDLARDARGFAVKFYTNEGNYDLVGNNMPVFFIQDALKFPDLVHAVKPEPHHEMPQAAAAHDTFWDFISLMPESMHMVMWVMSDRALPRSYRMMEGFGVHTFRLVNDKGQARFVKFHWKPLLGLHSVLWDEAQKISGKDPDFHRRDLWEAIDSGAYPEWEFGIQVVEEKDEHAFDFDLLDPTKLIPEELVPVQRIGKMTLNRNPDNFFAETEQVAFHPGHLVSGIDFSNDPLLQGRLFSYTDTQLIRLGGPNSHEIPINRPIAPLHNNQRDGHMRQTINEGRTSYQPNSLGGGCPMQAKAGLGGFVSYAEKMDGVKVRQRSRSFFDHFSQAALFWRSQSEPEQNHIVNAFRFELGKLEVPAIRERMIGMLTRVDQSLAKRVAQGLGLTVPAKPPAFLNESVPADGNPAQYQPKPADKTAERSPALAMVNSLKGGIATRTVAILAADGVDDADLNGMKKALLDAGAQPKVVAPRLGMLTSAKGAQVHIDFSFLTSSSVLFDAVYIPGGNKSVQALQQEDEAVAFAKEAYKHCKTIGASGSGQGLLSAAGLDAEPGRQTEDKGLIVGREGDIRGTASQFIGAMARHRHWEREAAARPT is encoded by the coding sequence ATGGCAAAGAAGAAACGAGACGCACCGAATACCAAGAGTAGCGACCTGAGCGCCTTTCGTGAGGACGGCGAGGGAGAGTACCTGACGACCAATCAGGGCTTGCGGATCAACGACGACCAGAACTCGCTCAAGGCGGGCGAGCGCGGACCCTCGCTCCTGGAAGATTTCCATCTCCGCGAGAAGATCACCCACTTCGACCATGAACGGATCCCTGAGCGCGTCGTGCATGCGCGCGGCTCCGCCGCCCATGGGTATTTCCAGCTGTACAAGTCGCTGGCGCCGCTGACCAAAGCCGTTTTTCTGCAAGATCCGTCGGTCAAGACGCCTGTGTTCGTGCGGTTCTCCACGGTCGTGGGCTCGCGCGGCTCATCCGACCTGGCCCGGGATGCCCGCGGGTTCGCGGTGAAGTTTTACACGAACGAAGGGAACTACGATCTGGTCGGCAATAATATGCCGGTGTTCTTTATCCAGGACGCGCTCAAATTTCCCGATCTCGTGCATGCCGTGAAGCCCGAGCCGCATCATGAGATGCCCCAGGCGGCGGCCGCGCACGATACCTTCTGGGACTTCATCTCCCTGATGCCGGAGTCCATGCACATGGTCATGTGGGTGATGTCGGATCGCGCCCTTCCGCGGAGCTACCGGATGATGGAAGGCTTCGGCGTCCACACGTTCCGCCTGGTGAACGACAAGGGGCAGGCCCGCTTCGTCAAGTTCCACTGGAAGCCGCTGCTCGGCCTCCACTCGGTATTGTGGGATGAGGCGCAGAAGATTTCCGGGAAAGACCCGGACTTTCACCGCCGCGACCTGTGGGAGGCGATCGACAGCGGCGCCTATCCCGAATGGGAGTTCGGGATACAAGTCGTCGAAGAAAAAGACGAGCATGCTTTCGATTTCGATCTGCTGGACCCCACAAAACTCATTCCCGAAGAGCTGGTCCCCGTGCAACGCATCGGCAAAATGACCCTCAACCGCAACCCGGACAACTTTTTCGCGGAAACCGAGCAGGTCGCATTTCACCCGGGCCATCTCGTATCGGGCATCGATTTCTCCAACGATCCTCTTCTGCAAGGCCGCCTGTTTTCGTACACCGACACCCAGCTGATCCGGTTGGGCGGCCCCAACTCGCACGAGATCCCGATCAACCGCCCGATCGCGCCCCTGCACAACAATCAGCGCGACGGCCATATGCGCCAGACCATCAACGAGGGACGGACCAGTTACCAGCCGAATTCCCTCGGCGGAGGCTGCCCCATGCAAGCCAAAGCCGGCCTCGGCGGGTTTGTCAGCTACGCGGAGAAAATGGATGGGGTAAAAGTGCGGCAGCGAAGCCGGAGCTTCTTCGATCACTTCAGCCAGGCAGCGCTCTTCTGGCGCAGCCAGTCGGAACCGGAACAAAACCATATCGTGAACGCGTTCCGATTTGAGCTCGGCAAGCTGGAAGTGCCCGCCATTCGAGAACGCATGATCGGCATGCTCACCCGCGTAGATCAGTCTCTGGCCAAACGCGTCGCGCAAGGCCTGGGACTGACGGTCCCCGCGAAGCCTCCCGCCTTCTTGAACGAAAGCGTCCCGGCGGACGGAAATCCGGCGCAGTACCAGCCGAAACCCGCAGACAAAACAGCGGAACGCTCGCCCGCGTTGGCGATGGTCAACTCCCTGAAAGGCGGCATCGCGACGCGCACGGTCGCGATCCTCGCCGCCGACGGAGTCGATGACGCCGACCTCAACGGCATGAAGAAAGCGTTGCTCGATGCCGGAGCCCAACCCAAGGTCGTGGCCCCACGCCTGGGCATGTTGACCAGCGCCAAGGGCGCGCAGGTTCACATCGATTTCAGTTTTCTGACATCCAGCTCTGTCCTCTTCGATGCCGTCTATATCCCCGGTGGGAATAAGAGCGTCCAAGCGCTCCAACAGGAAGACGAGGCCGTCGCATTTGCGAAAGAAGCCTACAAACATTGCAAAACCATCGGAGCCAGCGGATCCGGACAGGGGCTGTTGAGCGCTGCGGGCCTCGATGCTGAACCGGGCCGGCAGACCGAGGACAAGGGGCTTATCGTCGGCCGGGAAGGCGATATCCGCGGAACGGCATCCCAATTCATCGGCGCGATGGCCCGGCATCGCCATTGGGAGCGCGAGGCGGCGGCCCGCCCGACCTGA
- a CDS encoding zinc-dependent alcohol dehydrogenase, with protein MPTMESGDVLGHEFMGEVMEVGRAAANKLKPGDRVVVPFTISCGSCFFCQKGLFSLCATSNPNAEVARKAMGHSPAGLFGFSHMLGGFAGGQAEYVRVPFADVGPIKIPSGLRDEQVLFLSDIFPTGYMGAENCGMERGDTVAVWGCGPVGQFAIQSAWMLGAGRVIAIDRVPERLRMAEKDGNAETINFENEGVYDRLMEMTKGRGPDRCIDAVGTEAHAGGSFDAVIDKAKVAVYLGTDRPHVLREAIMCCRKGGTTSIPGVYVGMVDKIPFGAAMNKGLTLKMGQTHMHKYMRPLLERIEKGDIDPSFVITHRLKLTDAPVAYQTFRDKKDGCIKVVMTP; from the coding sequence ATGCCGACTATGGAATCAGGCGACGTACTCGGCCATGAATTCATGGGCGAAGTGATGGAGGTCGGTCGTGCGGCGGCCAACAAGCTGAAGCCCGGAGATCGAGTAGTGGTTCCCTTTACCATTTCCTGCGGGTCTTGCTTCTTCTGCCAGAAGGGTCTGTTCTCCCTCTGTGCCACATCGAACCCGAACGCAGAGGTGGCGCGCAAGGCCATGGGACATTCTCCCGCTGGCTTGTTTGGTTTCTCCCACATGCTGGGCGGCTTCGCCGGCGGGCAAGCGGAATATGTACGCGTTCCTTTTGCCGATGTCGGTCCGATTAAAATTCCCTCCGGTCTCAGGGACGAGCAGGTGCTGTTCCTTTCCGACATCTTTCCTACCGGGTACATGGGCGCCGAAAACTGCGGGATGGAACGGGGCGACACCGTTGCGGTGTGGGGCTGTGGACCCGTCGGACAATTCGCCATTCAGAGCGCCTGGATGCTCGGGGCGGGCCGGGTCATTGCCATTGACCGCGTGCCGGAACGCCTGCGCATGGCAGAGAAGGACGGTAACGCCGAGACGATCAACTTTGAGAACGAAGGGGTCTATGACCGCCTTATGGAGATGACGAAGGGACGCGGACCGGACCGCTGCATCGACGCTGTCGGGACTGAGGCCCATGCAGGCGGCAGCTTCGATGCCGTGATCGACAAGGCCAAGGTCGCCGTCTACCTTGGGACCGACCGGCCGCATGTCCTCCGTGAAGCGATCATGTGCTGCCGCAAGGGAGGCACCACTTCGATTCCCGGGGTGTACGTGGGAATGGTTGATAAGATTCCGTTTGGAGCCGCAATGAATAAGGGACTCACCCTGAAAATGGGCCAAACTCACATGCACAAATATATGCGTCCACTCCTTGAGCGGATCGAAAAAGGGGACATAGACCCGTCATTCGTTATCACACACCGGCTTAAACTTACCGACGCTCCCGTCGCCTACCAAACCTTCCGGGATAAGAAAGACGGTTGTATTAAAGTTGTGATGACGCCTTGA
- a CDS encoding YihY/virulence factor BrkB family protein — protein MKPKELWKLLGVTYIKWTDDHAQGLGAALAFYTVFSLAPLLLIVIAIAGVVFGQEAAEGQIIGQIQGFVGEKSAQAIQGMLEHARTPSTGILATGVALVTLFFGASGVFAQLQDALNIIWGVETKPGLGIFQDLKARFTSFVAVLGSGFLLLVSLVLSAGLAAVGNTLQALLPAPEAVLQAINVLVSFVVITLLFAMIYKLIPDVSIRWKDVWVGAAMTAFLFTLGKLLIGLYLGKSDVGLAYGAAGSLIVILLWVYYASQIFLFGAEFTAVYAASHGSQIMPTKNAMPARAGAAAVPR, from the coding sequence GTGAAGCCGAAGGAGCTATGGAAACTACTGGGCGTAACCTATATCAAATGGACTGACGATCACGCCCAAGGCCTCGGCGCCGCTTTGGCCTTTTATACCGTCTTTTCCCTGGCGCCCCTCCTGCTGATCGTGATCGCGATTGCCGGGGTGGTGTTCGGACAAGAAGCGGCGGAAGGCCAAATCATCGGACAAATTCAAGGCTTCGTCGGTGAGAAAAGCGCCCAAGCGATTCAAGGCATGCTGGAGCATGCCCGTACACCGTCCACCGGTATCCTCGCCACGGGTGTGGCGCTCGTCACGCTGTTCTTCGGCGCGAGCGGCGTCTTCGCGCAACTCCAAGACGCCCTTAACATCATTTGGGGAGTAGAGACCAAACCGGGACTCGGGATTTTCCAAGATCTGAAAGCCCGCTTCACTTCTTTCGTCGCTGTATTAGGAAGCGGATTTTTACTGCTGGTCTCGCTGGTGCTGAGCGCCGGGTTGGCCGCCGTGGGAAACACGCTGCAAGCCCTTCTCCCCGCCCCGGAGGCCGTACTTCAGGCGATTAATGTCCTCGTGTCATTCGTGGTGATTACGCTCTTGTTCGCAATGATCTACAAATTGATCCCAGACGTGTCGATCCGCTGGAAAGATGTCTGGGTCGGAGCGGCCATGACCGCGTTCCTCTTCACGCTCGGCAAGTTGCTCATCGGCCTCTATCTGGGCAAGAGCGACGTGGGGTTGGCGTATGGCGCAGCCGGCTCGCTCATTGTCATCTTGCTATGGGTGTACTACGCCTCGCAGATCTTTCTCTTCGGGGCAGAGTTTACGGCCGTCTATGCGGCCTCGCACGGGTCGCAGATCATGCCGACCAAGAACGCGATGCCGGCGCGCGCAGGGGCGGCGGCCGTTCCGCGCTAG
- a CDS encoding response regulator transcription factor — protein MHKPRVFIADDHLLVVEGLCQLLAEDALVVGCAHGGSELLEKVAASAPDIVLLDVSMPGASGFDLVQSLKAQLPRVKIILVTMLSEPFYVSEGFRQGADGYVLKQSASQELMAAIRMVLSHRRYVSPDVAADIRESIEHPWMHPEGYTVRLTPRQDEVLRMLANGIPTKAIAAAMNVSSKTVEFHKTGIMKKLGVKTASDLTKFALARGLTEL, from the coding sequence ATGCATAAGCCCAGGGTTTTCATTGCGGACGATCATCTCTTAGTGGTCGAAGGGCTCTGCCAATTACTGGCGGAGGATGCGCTGGTCGTCGGCTGCGCGCATGGCGGGAGTGAGTTGCTGGAGAAGGTGGCGGCGTCGGCCCCGGACATAGTGTTGCTGGACGTGTCCATGCCCGGCGCGAGCGGTTTCGATCTCGTTCAATCGCTCAAAGCGCAATTGCCGCGTGTGAAAATTATTCTTGTCACGATGCTGAGCGAGCCGTTCTATGTCAGCGAAGGTTTTCGGCAAGGCGCCGACGGATATGTGCTGAAACAGTCTGCTTCGCAAGAGCTTATGGCCGCCATCCGCATGGTGCTGAGCCACCGCCGGTATGTCTCTCCCGACGTCGCGGCGGACATACGCGAATCGATCGAGCATCCCTGGATGCATCCCGAAGGGTACACTGTCCGGTTGACGCCGCGGCAAGACGAAGTGTTGCGCATGCTGGCCAACGGTATCCCGACGAAAGCGATCGCTGCCGCGATGAATGTCTCTTCGAAAACGGTCGAGTTTCATAAAACGGGGATTATGAAAAAGCTCGGTGTAAAGACCGCTTCCGATCTCACCAAATTTGCGCTGGCACGGGGGTTGACTGAACTCTGA
- a CDS encoding porin family protein yields MRTLSAVPLLALMLSGLPGLAPQPAAAADNDLFQQMDIGFFSLGGRATYTDPKEGQSRWFGGAQVRINPFKYLSFEGSADYRRQDTAGSRIHTYPVQVSALIYPLGHTRLAPFLLGGGGWYYTTVKGPGNFDDTQNRFGLHAGGGLQFFFNDHVSIDSTYRYLWLEDIQSKDQNIKDKSFNDNGHMVTVGLNFHF; encoded by the coding sequence ATGCGTACTCTTTCCGCCGTCCCACTCCTGGCTCTCATGCTGTCCGGATTGCCCGGACTCGCTCCTCAACCGGCCGCAGCCGCGGATAACGACCTGTTTCAGCAAATGGATATCGGCTTCTTCTCCCTAGGCGGCCGCGCGACCTATACCGACCCAAAAGAAGGGCAGTCCCGGTGGTTCGGCGGCGCGCAGGTCCGGATCAATCCGTTCAAATATTTGTCGTTCGAAGGATCCGCCGATTATCGCCGCCAGGATACGGCGGGCTCGCGTATCCATACCTACCCGGTGCAAGTCTCTGCACTCATCTACCCGCTAGGGCACACCCGCTTGGCTCCATTTCTGCTCGGCGGCGGCGGATGGTACTACACCACGGTGAAAGGACCGGGCAACTTCGACGATACGCAAAATCGATTCGGCCTCCACGCCGGCGGGGGGCTCCAATTCTTTTTCAATGACCACGTATCGATCGACAGCACGTACCGGTACTTATGGCTGGAAGATATTCAATCGAAAGACCAGAACATCAAAGATAAAAGCTTCAACGACAATGGCCACATGGTGACCGTCGGCCTCAACTTCCACTTCTAA